A segment of the Trifolium pratense cultivar HEN17-A07 linkage group LG7, ARS_RC_1.1, whole genome shotgun sequence genome:
ggtttctaaaaatcgaaatttactctgaatttgcactagtaaaaattcggtttctgcgaaccgaatttttctgcaagggcaaaattaaaatattgggggtataaaagattcacggaatgagaagagaaaacatcaaaaataCACCCGTAAGGTTTGCTTGTCACAGAGAAACTAACAGGAGGAGATTGTCTCCGATGTAAATTTTTCTCCCATGAAATCCCAACTCTCCATTTTTATGTAATTACtttattgattaaaaattaaatataacaaaagataataaTGGGCACTTTATTCTCTTAGTGTGATTGTCACCGGAAACAATTCATTCTCGAAACTAACTCATGGTTCTGATTAAAGGGTCATCTAACAATGTCTAtgcatatttaaaaataattaattaattaatagagaaactataaattttataataattttttattaatatatttaattagtgTGCTAGCATTTAACATTACCTTAGATTAAAAGACAATAGCCGTTTTATGAAAGCCAAAATTGAGCCATACTCAGTAACATCAAAACAATTTCCTCTAATGTCATCAACCACAGCATTGCAATCCAACTCAATAGTAAATCAATGGAGTGATTATTTAACTTTTgagttaagtaaaaaaaaaaaaaaacacaaaaatttaaCCAAAGAgtgattattattaaaataaagtgGTAGGGACATCTCAGTAATTAAATTTACAAGGCCAGCTCACAAAGATGCTTACCCCATCATGCCCCCATCCTTAATCAAAAAACATCATCACTCACTTCCCTCAGTAAAAAACAAagtatcaaaaagtaaaaaaattgtcaGATCCACAACAACCCCACCAACAAATTTTCCCACTTTCTTCAATTCCCAGTACAATaatcatcataatcaataatcaacaaaaacaaaaaatgccaATCTAGAAAATAGCATGTACAGGACCTGGACTCACTAACGCCGAACCAGGCGTAGTAGGTGTGGGCGGCTCCGCCACACTCTGCGCCGGAGGTGGCGGAGGAGACTGCATCAATGGTGGCgttggaggaggaggagcagTGTTAGAGCTAGAATCAGGCGGAGGAGGAGGAGTATTGGAGCTGGAGCTGGAATCAGGCGACGGAGGAGGAGGTGTTGGATTTGTTACCGGTGGTGATTCTGATTGTGCTGGAGGAGCTGGTGGAGAAATGGGATTTTCCGGAGAATAAGGAGGAGAATTGAAATTGGGTGTCGGGAAATTCCCAGAAGAAGAACTGCAAGATTCATCTGAGCAtttagtgttgttgttgttactgTGACGGTGGCGTAAGAGACCAAATCCTAAGATCAGACCTGTAACAACTAAAGCAGTaacaatgaagatgaagatcttTGTTGCTTTACCCACGTAACACATTTTGATTTTTCCTCTGAACTTGTTCTGCAAGATGTAGAGTTGAGAAAATAGTGGGGACTCTGTTTCTGAAATTTAGTATCTatctgtttttttgtttgttttggagAGAGATAAGAGTGTGGGGTTTATGGGTTGTTTTTCGTCTTTTTCTCATGGTGTTATGAGAGTGTGCATATCAAAGACCTTTGTTACTGGTTGTTCTAACTGGCTTATATAAATTAGGGGCTATATATTGAGTTGGAGACACGTGATGGGTAATTTAAGTGAAATGCGACGACGAGTATTGGTAATGCCCAAATAAGGACCAAGGTCAAGGACGCTTTGCACTTTACTACTGCCCAGTGCCCACAGTGTGCCATAAATAAGAGGTTTATAGTGACAGCCCATGTTAACCTACTTTAATTCTGCCCATTAACATTAGCcatttttcttt
Coding sequences within it:
- the LOC123896547 gene encoding neural Wiskott-Aldrich syndrome protein-like, with translation MCYVGKATKIFIFIVTALVVTGLILGFGLLRHRHSNNNNTKCSDESCSSSSGNFPTPNFNSPPYSPENPISPPAPPAQSESPPVTNPTPPPPSPDSSSSSNTPPPPPDSSSNTAPPPPTPPLMQSPPPPPAQSVAEPPTPTTPGSALVSPGPVHAIF